The Acidithiobacillus ferrooxidans ATCC 23270 genomic interval TGAGATCAAGCGGCGCATCCGGTTGGGTGCGGCGGACGCGGATGTGGCGCTGGTGGAGATCGGTGGTACCGTCGGCGACATCGAATCGCAGCCCTTTCTGGAAGCGATCCGCCAGATGGCGGTAGAGGAGGAACGGGGTGACACCCTCTTCATGCATCTGACACTGGTACCCTATCTGGCGTCTGCCGGGGAAATGAAAACCAAACCGACCCAGCACTCGGTGCGTGAACTGCGTGCCATCGGTATCCAGCCGGATGTGTTGCTTTGTCGTGCTGACCGGCCCATACCTGCCGACCACCGGGCCAAAATCGGGCTTTTTTCCAATCTGCCGGAAAAGGCGGTCATTTCGGCGATCGACACCGACAGCATCTATCGTATTCCGTTGCTGTTCCATGCCCAGGGTCTGGATGATCTGGTGGTGCAGAATCTCGGGCTACATCTGTCAGCCCCGGACCTTTCGGTATGGAATGGCATCATAAACGCCCTGGAACACCCGGAAGGTGAGGTGGTGATTGCCCTCGTGGGTAAATATGTGGGGCTTACCGAGTCCTACAAGTCACTGGCCGAGGCCTTGCTTCACGCCGGGTTGCGGGCGCGACGGAGTGTGCGCTTCCTGTATGTGGATGCGGAAGATGTCGAAACGCAGGGGACGGAGATACTCGCAGAAGCGGATGCCATTCTGGTACCGGGTGGTTTCGGCGGGCGGGGCACAGAGGGTAAAATTGCCAGCATCCGCCACGCACGGGAGCGGAAGGTGCCTTATCTCGGCATTTGCCTCGGCATGCAGCTCGCGGTTGTCGAGTTTGCGCGGCATCGCGCTGGTCTCATGAACGCCAACAGTACCGAACTGGACCCTCAGACTCCGGCCCCGGTCATTACGCTGATGACCGAGTGGTCCGACCCGGAAGGCCACAAGGCGTACCGGGAGGAAGGGGGAAATCTCGGCGGTACGATGCGGCTGGGGGAGCAGGAATGTCGCCTTGAACCCGACAGTCTGGCAATACAAGCTTACGGGCAGGAGCGGATTCACGAGCGCCATCGCCATCGCTTCGAGTTCAACAACCGTTACCGTGAACCATTGGCTATGGCAGGGTTGCGTTACACGGGGTTCTCCGCGGACAGTGAACTGGTGGAAGTGGTGGAGTTGCCTGACCATCCCTGGTTTCTGGGCTGCCAGTTTCACCCGGAGTTCACCAGTAATCCGCGTGAGGGGCATCCATTATTTGACGCCTTTATGCGCGCCGCCATCGCCCAGCGGGAACGGGACGGTTCGTCATGAGACTCTGTGGCTTCGAAGCAGGTCTGCAGCATCCATTCTTTCTGATGGCAGGCCCCTGCGCGATCGAGAGTGAATCCCTGGCGTTGCGCACGGCGGAAGATCTGCGCGATATCTGCGCACGCCTCGGTATCCCTTTTATTTATAAAAGTTCCTACGATAAAGCGAACCGTTCTTCGGGGCAGAGTTTCCGTGGGCCGGGTATGGACGAGGGACTGCGTATTCTCGAAAAGGTCCGCCGGGAAGTCGGGGTGCCGGTCGTTACGGATGTTCATGAAAAAGAGGACGTGTCTGCCGTGGCGGAGGTGGTCGATGTGCTGCAGACGCCCGCCTTCCTCTGCCGACAGACCGATTTCATTCAGGCCGTCGCTGCTGCCGGAAAGCCGGTCAACATCAAAAAAGGCCAGTTTCTTGCGCCCTGGGATATGCTGCACGTCGCCAGCAAGGCCAAGGCTACCGGCAATGAGCAGATCATGGTCTGCGAGCGCGGCGCCTCCTTCGGATACAACAACCTGGTATCGGATATGCGCTCCCTTGCGGTGATGCGTCAGACAGGATGCCCGGTGGTCTTTGATGCGACCCATTCCGTACAGCTCCCCGGTGGTCAGGGTGACCGGTCCGGAGGCCAGCGCGAATTTATCCCGGTGCTGGCGCGGGCCGCCGTGGCGGCGGGCGTGTCAGGGCTCTTCATGGAGACTCATCCGAATCCAGCGGATGCTTTGTCTGATGGTCCCAACGCCTGGCCGCTGGGACGTATGGAGGACCTGTTGCGCATTCTCCAGCACATTGATCATGTTGTAAAAAACCAGGATTTCCCTGAAAACTACCCTGAGGAGTTAGTATGAGTGCCATTGTCCGCATCCAAGCCCGTGAAGTTCTCGATTCGCGCGGCAATCCCACTGTGGAGGCCGAGGTCTATCTCGATAACGGCGGCATGGGCCGTGCGATCGTCCCTAGTGGCGCTTCCACCGGTGAGCGCGAGGCCGTGGAGTTGCGCGATGGTGGCCAGCGCTACGGCGGCAAAGGAGTGCGCAAGGCCGTTGAACACGTCAACGGCGAGATTCAGGATGCGCTTCTTGGCATGGAAGCCGAAGAGCAGGAGCATATTGATGCGGCTCTCTGTGCCTTGGATGGCACCGAAAATAAGGCACGCCTCGGCGCCAATGCGATCCTGAGCGTCTCATTGGCGACGGCCCATGCGGCTGCCCATGCGGCTGGCCAGCCCTTGTACCGCTACATCGGTGGCTTGGGCCCGCTGCAGTTGCCCGTTCCCATGATGAATGTCATCAATGGTGGTGCCCATGCCGATAACGACGTGGACATGCAGGAATTCATGCTGATCCCGGCGGGCGCGGAGTCGTTCTCTGAGGCTTTGCAGATGGGGGTGGAGGTGTTCCACAGCCTGAAAGCCGTGCTGCAATCGCGCGGACTGGCAACGACAGTCGGCGACGAGGGCGGCTTCGCTCCGAATCTGCCCTCCAACGAGGCTGCCCTGGAGCTGCTCATGGACGCCATCAACAAGGCGGGTTATCAGCCGGGTAAAGATATCTGGCTGGGCATGGACGTCGCTTCCAGTGAATTTTATCGGGATGGACGTTATCACTTGGCTAGCGAAAGGCGTGAACTCGATAGTGCCCAGTTCGTGGATTATCTGGCGGCGCTGGCTGATCGTTATCCACTGATCAGCATTGAAGATGGCATGGATCAGAATGACTGGGAAGGCTGGATCACTCTCACCGACCGCCTTGGTGACCGTTTGCAGTTGGTGGGTGATGATATTTTCGTAACGAATACGACGATCCTGCGTGAGGGCATCGAGCGCGGCGTCGCCAATAGCATCCTTATTAAACTGAATCAGATCGGTACGTTATCCGAAACCCTGGCGGCCATCGAGATGGCAAAAGTCCATAGTTATACGGCTATCGTGTCGCACCGATCCGGAGAGACCGAGGATACCACACTGGCCGATGTGGCCGTGGCTACGGGTTGTGGCCAGATTAAAACAGGCTCTTTGTCGCGCACGGATCGGGTGGCGAAATACAACCGCCTATTGCGTATCGAGGAAGATTTGGGGGATGCCGCCCGTTACCCCGGCCTTGCAACTTTTTATAATCTCGACTAAAAAGATATTTAATGGAATATTTGCTGGGCCATTAAATTTTCGAGGATTTTGCGGCATGGGTTACCGGGCGCGCGTAAAAAGCTGGATGGATACCGCCAAGGCAGAGCTGCGCCTTGTGGATTTCATGCTTTTAGCCGTGTTGTGTGCCCTGCAATATCCCCTTTGGTTTGGTGCAGGTAGCTGGTGGAATATGGCGGACCTGCACCAAAAACTGGAAATCAAGCAGGTGATTTTGAAGCAATTGGAAGCCCGCAATGACCTCCTGGCGGCGCAGGTGGCGAGCCTGCAAACGGGAAGCCGCGCCGTCGAAGAACTGGCTCGCCGCCATCTCGGGATGGTTGGCAAGGGAGAAGTGTTTGTCTGGGTGATACCCGCCAAAGGCGCCTTCGACGGCGCCCGGACCACCACTCAGGCGTCGTGAACTGCGTCGGGCGTTTTGCAGGTCCGGTGGTATAGCCGTCCGGTTATGCTCTGTCAGGCGCGATCAATGTAACTGCCATCCACCGTATTCACCCGAATTTTTTCACCCGCGTTCACAAACTGCGGCACCATCACCGTAATGCCGGTCTCCATCTGTGCGGATTTGTAGGAACCAGTAGCGGTTTGCCCCTTGATGGAAGGCTCGGCTTCACGCACCTCCAAAATAACCACAGGCGGCAATTCAACGCCGATAGGTCGTTCATTGTGGAGGTTGACCTGAATCTCGGTGTTGGGAAGGAGATAACCTGTTTGTCCTTCGAGCAGGTCCTCACTGAGGATGAGTTGCTCGAAGTTCTCATTATCCATGAAGACATACCCGGTGGCATCGGCATAGAGATACTGCATGGTACGGGGTTCGACGACGGCTTTCTCCATGGCTTCTCCCGAGCGGAAGCGTGTATTGGACTTGGTGCCTGTCTCGATATTTTTCATCTCGACCTGCACGAAGGCGCCGCCTTTGCCAGGCTTGACGAAATCGGTTTTGAGTACGCGCCAGAGCCCTTTTTCATATTCGAGAATATTGCCGGGGCGGATATCAAAGGCGGAAATCTTCATACTATAGTCCTTCTGGGCATTCCCTTTAGAGGGCGTGGATTGTACCCTAGAGGCATATTTCTGACCAGCCCGGTCCCTTGAGAGGTAATCATGTCCGATCCCCGTACCCAGCCCCTGGAGATTCGCCCCCTCATGATCAGCCGCGTCATGGAAGTCGACTGGGCCGACGGACATACCAGCCGCCTGACCTTTGAACACCTGCGGGTAGAATGCCCCTGCGCGGAGTGCAAAGGACACACGCCCGATCAGGCGCAGATCGTCACCGGCAAGGAGCATGTGAGCGTTGTGGAGGTGGTGCCGGTAGGCCATTACGCGGTGCAGTTGCATTTCAGTGATGGCCACAATACCGGGATTTTCACGTGGGAGTATCTGCGCAGGCTGGACGCTGAATGAGCACTGCGGGGATTGGACAGCTCTGAGATTTTATGGATTTTGAACGGGTAGAGCAGTTCGAGAACACTGACGGTGCCGTGGACAGAGCCTTCGTTCCCGGAGAGTTTCTGCGGACGTTGACCAGCCAGCCCGGTATTTATCAGATGTTCGGCCAGGGCAGTCGCCTGCTCTATGTGGGTAAAGCCCGCAATCTCCGGCGCCGCGTGAGCTCCTATTTTCAGAAGCAGCGCCATACGCCAAAAACGCTGGCGATGTTGGCGCAGGTAACGCGGGTGGAGGTGGTGGTCACCCACACAGAGACGGAAGCGCTGGTGCTGGAGGCGAATCTGATCAAGCGCCACCACCCGCCTTACAATATCCTGCTGCGCGATGACAAGAGTTACCCCTATCTGTTCATAGAAACCGGTCATGGCACGCCGCGCATGAGTTTGCACCGGGGGGCGCAGAAGGGCAAAGGGCACTACTTCGGTCCGTATCCGGCCGTTACTGCGTTACGCGAGAGTATGGTGCTATTACAGAAAGCCTTTCGATTGCGGACCTGTGAGGATCATACTTTTCACCACCGCAGCCGGGCTTGTTTGCAGTTCCAGATTCGTCGTTGCAGCGGCCCTTGTGTTGGGCATATCAGCGGGGAGGATTACGCGCGGGATGTGGCGGACACGATTCGCTTTCTGGAAGGAAAGAGCGACGAAGCGATTCGCAGTCTGGGGGAGCGTATGCAAGCGGCGGCTGAGCAACTGGATTTCGAGGAGGCAGCGC includes:
- a CDS encoding CTP synthase, translating into MSKYIFVTGGVVSSLGKGAAGAALGALLEARGLKVTMLKLDPYINVDPGTMSPFQHGEVFVTADGAETDLDLGHYERFLSTRMGKRNNFTTGLVYQTVIEKERRGDYLGRTVQVIPHVTDEIKRRIRLGAADADVALVEIGGTVGDIESQPFLEAIRQMAVEEERGDTLFMHLTLVPYLASAGEMKTKPTQHSVRELRAIGIQPDVLLCRADRPIPADHRAKIGLFSNLPEKAVISAIDTDSIYRIPLLFHAQGLDDLVVQNLGLHLSAPDLSVWNGIINALEHPEGEVVIALVGKYVGLTESYKSLAEALLHAGLRARRSVRFLYVDAEDVETQGTEILAEADAILVPGGFGGRGTEGKIASIRHARERKVPYLGICLGMQLAVVEFARHRAGLMNANSTELDPQTPAPVITLMTEWSDPEGHKAYREEGGNLGGTMRLGEQECRLEPDSLAIQAYGQERIHERHRHRFEFNNRYREPLAMAGLRYTGFSADSELVEVVELPDHPWFLGCQFHPEFTSNPREGHPLFDAFMRAAIAQRERDGSS
- the kdsA gene encoding 3-deoxy-8-phosphooctulonate synthase is translated as MRLCGFEAGLQHPFFLMAGPCAIESESLALRTAEDLRDICARLGIPFIYKSSYDKANRSSGQSFRGPGMDEGLRILEKVRREVGVPVVTDVHEKEDVSAVAEVVDVLQTPAFLCRQTDFIQAVAAAGKPVNIKKGQFLAPWDMLHVASKAKATGNEQIMVCERGASFGYNNLVSDMRSLAVMRQTGCPVVFDATHSVQLPGGQGDRSGGQREFIPVLARAAVAAGVSGLFMETHPNPADALSDGPNAWPLGRMEDLLRILQHIDHVVKNQDFPENYPEELV
- the eno gene encoding phosphopyruvate hydratase; amino-acid sequence: MSAIVRIQAREVLDSRGNPTVEAEVYLDNGGMGRAIVPSGASTGEREAVELRDGGQRYGGKGVRKAVEHVNGEIQDALLGMEAEEQEHIDAALCALDGTENKARLGANAILSVSLATAHAAAHAAGQPLYRYIGGLGPLQLPVPMMNVINGGAHADNDVDMQEFMLIPAGAESFSEALQMGVEVFHSLKAVLQSRGLATTVGDEGGFAPNLPSNEAALELLMDAINKAGYQPGKDIWLGMDVASSEFYRDGRYHLASERRELDSAQFVDYLAALADRYPLISIEDGMDQNDWEGWITLTDRLGDRLQLVGDDIFVTNTTILREGIERGVANSILIKLNQIGTLSETLAAIEMAKVHSYTAIVSHRSGETEDTTLADVAVATGCGQIKTGSLSRTDRVAKYNRLLRIEEDLGDAARYPGLATFYNLD
- a CDS encoding FtsB family cell division protein, translated to MGYRARVKSWMDTAKAELRLVDFMLLAVLCALQYPLWFGAGSWWNMADLHQKLEIKQVILKQLEARNDLLAAQVASLQTGSRAVEELARRHLGMVGKGEVFVWVIPAKGAFDGARTTTQAS
- the efp gene encoding elongation factor P — protein: MKISAFDIRPGNILEYEKGLWRVLKTDFVKPGKGGAFVQVEMKNIETGTKSNTRFRSGEAMEKAVVEPRTMQYLYADATGYVFMDNENFEQLILSEDLLEGQTGYLLPNTEIQVNLHNERPIGVELPPVVILEVREAEPSIKGQTATGSYKSAQMETGITVMVPQFVNAGEKIRVNTVDGSYIDRA
- a CDS encoding gamma-butyrobetaine hydroxylase-like domain-containing protein, with the protein product MSDPRTQPLEIRPLMISRVMEVDWADGHTSRLTFEHLRVECPCAECKGHTPDQAQIVTGKEHVSVVEVVPVGHYAVQLHFSDGHNTGIFTWEYLRRLDAE